A region from the Nitrospira sp. genome encodes:
- a CDS encoding low molecular weight phosphatase family protein has product MTDNKVKSILFVCTGNIFRSLAAEYALKRYRGSQGLYCVGSAGIEAKPQSIHPIVRARLLEYGADPAGHMQRKLTQPLLDEADCVVAMGRDHQEAVQRLFGRSIPLFNQLCFARDEPILDLHEALPNWEEDPELAQAYVVSVVDHICDAIPHFAARLPHLL; this is encoded by the coding sequence ATGACCGACAATAAAGTGAAGTCGATTCTCTTTGTTTGCACAGGCAACATTTTTCGGAGCCTGGCAGCAGAATATGCGCTCAAGCGGTATCGTGGTTCGCAAGGCTTGTATTGCGTCGGGTCTGCCGGGATCGAGGCCAAGCCACAATCGATCCATCCCATCGTGCGTGCCAGACTCCTGGAGTATGGCGCTGATCCTGCCGGGCATATGCAACGCAAGCTGACGCAACCCTTACTTGATGAGGCGGACTGTGTCGTGGCGATGGGGCGCGACCATCAAGAAGCGGTGCAACGATTGTTTGGACGATCGATCCCGCTCTTCAATCAACTGTGTTTTGCTCGCGACGAACCGATCCTTGATCTGCACGAGGCGCTTCCCAACTGGGAAGAAGATCCCGAGCTGGCGCAGGCCTATGTCGTATCGGTTGTGGATCACATTTGCGATGCGATCCCTCACTTCGCGGCACGATTGCCACATCTTCTGTAA
- the ttcA gene encoding tRNA 2-thiocytidine(32) synthetase TtcA gives MPSSPGPPTTLAKLDEETEKLQTRLCRLVGQAIADYRLIEDGDKIMVCLSGGKDSYGLLDILLLLQQRAPVHFDLVAVNLDQKQPGFPAHILPEYLTNRGIPFHIETRDTYSIVKRLIPEGQTTCSLCSRLRRGHLYRIASELGATKIALGHHRDDINETLFLNLLYTGKLKAMPPKLRSKDGRHLVIRPLAFVKEVDLARYAELRRFPIIPCDLCGSQEDLKRKDVKALLRQWETRSPGCSDSIAAAIANVAPALLMDQRLFDFQTLRTAHDNAGEGDAWLDAEAHPPQ, from the coding sequence ATGCCTTCATCACCAGGCCCTCCAACGACCCTCGCAAAGTTAGACGAGGAAACTGAAAAACTCCAGACCCGGCTCTGTCGCCTGGTCGGCCAAGCCATCGCCGACTATCGGCTGATTGAAGACGGGGATAAGATCATGGTCTGCCTGTCAGGCGGGAAGGATAGTTACGGTTTACTCGATATCCTGCTTCTTCTGCAACAGCGTGCACCCGTTCACTTTGATCTCGTGGCCGTCAACTTAGACCAAAAACAGCCTGGCTTTCCCGCGCACATTCTGCCGGAGTACCTGACGAACCGGGGCATTCCATTTCACATTGAAACGCGCGACACCTACTCCATCGTGAAGCGTCTGATCCCTGAGGGCCAGACCACGTGCTCCCTCTGTTCTCGGCTCAGACGCGGGCATCTCTATCGCATTGCCTCTGAGTTGGGCGCCACCAAGATCGCACTCGGCCACCACCGCGATGATATCAATGAAACATTGTTTCTGAATCTCCTGTACACGGGCAAGCTCAAGGCCATGCCACCAAAACTCCGTTCAAAAGACGGGCGACATCTTGTCATCCGACCGCTCGCCTTTGTGAAGGAAGTAGACCTGGCCCGATACGCGGAACTCCGGAGATTTCCGATCATCCCCTGTGATCTATGCGGGTCTCAAGAGGATCTGAAGCGAAAGGACGTGAAGGCCTTGCTCCGTCAGTGGGAAACACGATCGCCCGGCTGCTCGGACAGCATCGCGGCGGCGATCGCCAACGTCGCACCGGCGCTGCTCATGGATCAACGTCTATTCGATTTTCAAACGCTTCGCACGGCACACGACAATGCTGGCGAAGGCGACGCCTGGTTGGATGCTGAGGCACATCCACCGCAGTAG
- the msrA gene encoding peptide-methionine (S)-S-oxide reductase MsrA, whose translation MSTGSEVITLAGGCFWCLEAVYDQIKGVLSVESGYIGGALENPSYEAVCGGRTGHAEAVRVTYDPSLISCRELIEIFFSIHDPTTLNRQGNDEGTQYRSAIFYHLPEQRQVAEAVKAAVTAQGLYPNPVVTEIVAATTWYEAERYHQEYFARNPLQGYCQFVVSPKVAKFRKQFVSKLKL comes from the coding sequence ATGAGCACCGGAAGCGAAGTCATCACTCTGGCGGGCGGGTGCTTCTGGTGTCTGGAGGCGGTCTATGACCAAATCAAGGGCGTCCTCTCGGTTGAATCCGGGTATATCGGAGGCGCCCTTGAGAATCCTTCGTACGAAGCGGTATGCGGTGGAAGGACAGGCCATGCCGAAGCGGTGCGGGTCACCTATGATCCCTCGCTGATTTCGTGTCGGGAGTTGATCGAGATCTTTTTCTCGATCCATGACCCCACGACGCTGAATCGCCAGGGCAACGACGAAGGCACGCAGTATCGTTCCGCCATTTTCTACCATTTACCCGAGCAGCGGCAGGTAGCTGAGGCGGTCAAAGCCGCGGTCACAGCCCAAGGGTTGTATCCTAACCCGGTCGTTACTGAGATCGTTGCGGCGACAACGTGGTATGAGGCTGAACGATATCACCAGGAATACTTCGCCAGGAATCCGCTTCAAGGGTACTGTCAGTTTGTGGTCAGTCCAAAGGTGGCCAAGTTTCGGAAGCAGTTTGTGTCGAAGCTGAAGCTCTGA